A genomic stretch from Sphingomonas sp. HDW15A includes:
- a CDS encoding DsbA family protein, translating to MTQGGRSPLAAGIIGGLVGALATALILLAVVPQWLGPRIVREGLMRDPEVLIAGSDALKAKQASVALTPIRAALETPFASSWKGASSPTVTMTYFYDYACGYCRKSNPDIERLLAEDKGLRVVFRELPILGPDSVAAARVALAASKAGKFAAFHDALYQAGRPTPQSISSVANRLNLTPAEAQDPTIDAEIQKNMSLAGQLGATGTPLFIVGDSVINSAAGYDALKQAIEAARASRG from the coding sequence GTGACACAAGGGGGACGCTCGCCGCTGGCGGCAGGGATTATCGGCGGCCTGGTCGGCGCGCTCGCGACGGCACTCATCCTTCTTGCCGTCGTTCCGCAATGGCTCGGCCCAAGGATCGTTCGCGAAGGGCTGATGCGTGATCCGGAAGTGCTGATCGCCGGCAGCGATGCGCTGAAGGCAAAGCAGGCTTCGGTTGCGCTGACGCCTATTCGCGCGGCGCTCGAGACGCCGTTTGCCTCGTCATGGAAGGGTGCTTCCAGCCCCACCGTGACGATGACCTATTTCTACGACTACGCCTGTGGCTATTGCCGCAAGTCGAACCCCGACATCGAACGGCTGCTGGCGGAAGATAAGGGCCTGCGCGTGGTCTTTCGTGAGCTTCCGATCCTGGGTCCGGACAGCGTCGCTGCGGCCCGGGTCGCGCTTGCCGCGTCCAAGGCCGGCAAGTTCGCCGCCTTCCACGATGCCCTGTACCAGGCCGGCCGGCCCACCCCGCAGTCGATTTCCAGCGTCGCCAATCGCCTCAACCTGACTCCCGCCGAGGCTCAGGACCCGACGATCGACGCGGAAATCCAGAAGAACATGTCGCTTGCGGGACAGTTGGGTGCCACCGGCACGCCCTTGTTCATCGTGGGCGATTCCGTGATCAATTCGGCCGCGGGTTATGACGCGCTCAAGCAGGCGATCGAAGCGGCCCGCGCGTCGCGCGGCTGA
- a CDS encoding thymidylate synthase, translated as MRQYLDLMAKILAEGVPQQDRTGTGTLSLFGGQMRFDLTAGFPLLTTKKLHLRSIIVELLWFLRGDTNVRWLQERKVSIWDEWAGPDGDLGPVYGKQWRDWETADGRRVDQIAELVKLIRNDPSSRRQIVTAWNPGEIHKMALAPCHCLFQTQVAAGRLNLQLYQRSADLFLGVPFNIASYALLTHMLARECGLEPGVFVWTGGDIHLYSNHLDQARLQLQREPRPLPRLLIADRGQDLFGYDATDFTFENYDPHPHIPAPVAV; from the coding sequence ATGCGACAATATCTCGATCTCATGGCGAAGATCCTTGCCGAAGGCGTCCCCCAGCAGGACCGTACCGGCACTGGCACGCTCAGCCTGTTCGGCGGGCAGATGCGGTTCGATCTCACCGCTGGCTTCCCACTTCTCACCACCAAGAAGCTCCACCTGCGCTCGATCATCGTCGAGCTTTTGTGGTTCCTGCGCGGCGACACGAACGTGCGCTGGCTTCAGGAGCGAAAGGTAAGCATCTGGGACGAGTGGGCCGGGCCGGACGGCGACCTTGGCCCGGTTTATGGCAAGCAATGGCGGGATTGGGAAACCGCGGACGGACGCCGGGTTGATCAGATCGCCGAGCTGGTGAAGTTGATCCGGAACGATCCCTCCAGCCGCCGGCAGATCGTCACCGCCTGGAACCCGGGCGAGATCCACAAGATGGCGCTCGCGCCATGCCACTGCCTGTTCCAAACGCAGGTCGCGGCCGGGCGGTTGAATCTGCAGCTCTACCAGCGTAGCGCCGACCTGTTCCTGGGTGTTCCATTTAACATCGCCAGTTACGCGCTGCTCACTCACATGCTCGCGCGGGAATGCGGGCTGGAGCCCGGCGTGTTCGTGTGGACCGGCGGCGATATCCACCTTTATTCCAATCATCTCGACCAGGCACGGCTCCAGTTGCAGCGTGAGCCGCGCCCCTTGCCGCGCCTGCTCATCGCCGACCGCGGGCAGGACCTGTTCGGTTACGACGCCACGGACTTCACGTTCGAGAATTACGATCCGCATCCGCATATCCCGGCGCCCGTCGCCGTGTAA
- a CDS encoding RlmE family RNA methyltransferase yields MSRAGGGPKTRVKTAKGRKVSSTRWLERQLNDPYVKRAKAEGYRSRAAYKLLELDERFNLLKGVRAVVDLGIAPGGWSQVVRRKSPKAAVAGIDLLPTDPIDGVAILQMDFMDEDAPARLQEALGKPKADLVMSDMAANTVGHPQTDHLRTMALVEAGLEFAKEILEPGGAYVAKVLAGGADNALVAQLKRHFTTVKHAKPPASRKDSSEWYVIAQGFKGE; encoded by the coding sequence ATGAGCCGCGCTGGAGGCGGGCCGAAAACCCGCGTCAAGACCGCAAAGGGCCGCAAGGTCAGCTCGACCCGCTGGCTCGAGCGGCAACTCAACGACCCTTATGTGAAGCGCGCCAAGGCGGAAGGCTATCGCAGCCGGGCGGCCTACAAGCTCCTCGAGCTCGATGAGCGGTTCAACCTCCTGAAGGGCGTCCGCGCTGTCGTCGATCTTGGCATCGCGCCCGGCGGCTGGAGCCAGGTCGTGCGCCGCAAGTCGCCCAAGGCGGCGGTGGCGGGCATTGACCTGCTGCCGACCGACCCCATCGACGGCGTCGCGATCCTGCAGATGGATTTCATGGACGAAGACGCGCCAGCGCGGCTTCAGGAAGCGCTCGGCAAGCCCAAGGCCGACCTGGTAATGAGCGACATGGCCGCAAATACCGTCGGCCACCCGCAAACCGACCATCTGCGAACCATGGCTTTGGTCGAAGCAGGGCTGGAATTCGCCAAGGAAATCCTGGAACCCGGCGGTGCCTATGTCGCGAAGGTTCTGGCGGGTGGTGCCGACAATGCGCTGGTTGCGCAGTTGAAGCGCCACTTTACGACGGTCAAGCACGCCAAGCCGCCCGCAAGCCGCAAGGATTCGAGCGAATGGTACGTCATCGCCCAGGGGTTCAAGGGCGAATGA
- a CDS encoding JAB domain-containing protein, whose amino-acid sequence MFQQRAESFLLNGLGPARHFFSGLLAECDPRREHLWVAHLDEQDRCIHLTRFDGGDGEAPLPFREVVADAAVHGSVGIVLAHNHPSGDATPSASDCALTRRLALVGEAMDVALLDHLVLAGSECTSMRSMGLI is encoded by the coding sequence ATGTTCCAGCAGCGTGCCGAATCATTTCTTTTGAATGGGCTTGGGCCGGCCCGGCATTTCTTCTCCGGCTTGCTCGCGGAGTGCGATCCTCGCCGCGAGCATCTGTGGGTTGCTCATCTCGACGAGCAGGACCGGTGCATCCACCTGACGCGTTTCGACGGTGGCGACGGCGAAGCGCCGTTGCCATTTCGCGAAGTTGTCGCCGACGCCGCGGTCCACGGTTCGGTGGGGATCGTCCTCGCCCATAATCATCCGTCCGGCGATGCGACTCCAAGCGCCAGCGATTGCGCACTGACTCGCCGGCTGGCGCTTGTCGGCGAGGCAATGGACGTCGCCCTTCTCGATCACCTCGTGCTCGCCGGTTCCGAGTGCACGTCGATGCGCTCCATGGGCCTGATCTGA
- the prfB gene encoding peptide chain release factor 2, which translates to MRAEAQAHIDQIKAAVQLLRRFLDWDVAHKRLAELNAKVEEPTLWDDTKAAQDVMRERRRLEEAIGATSKIETELKDTVELIEMAEAEGDGALVDDGVKALADLAERAERDKVAALLAGEADANNSYVEINSGAGGTESNDWASMLLRMYTRWGERHGMKVEMVDHHSGEQAGIKSATILIKGENAYGNLKVEGGVHRLVRISPYDSSARRHTSFASVWVYPEVDDDIEIEVNEGDLRIDTYRASGAGGQHVNTTDSAVRITHLPTGIVVACQNERSQHKNRASAMKQLKARLYENELQKREAEANAANAAKTDIGWGHQIRSYVLQPYQLVKDLRTGVTSTAPSDVLDGDLDRFMAAALSQRVTGEKVEVEDVE; encoded by the coding sequence ATGCGCGCCGAAGCGCAAGCCCATATCGACCAGATCAAGGCGGCCGTTCAGTTGCTTCGCCGTTTCCTAGACTGGGACGTGGCGCACAAGCGGCTTGCCGAGCTGAACGCCAAGGTCGAGGAACCGACGCTTTGGGACGACACCAAGGCGGCGCAGGATGTGATGCGCGAGCGGCGCAGGCTCGAAGAGGCGATCGGCGCGACTTCGAAGATCGAGACCGAGCTCAAGGACACCGTCGAGCTTATCGAGATGGCGGAGGCGGAAGGTGACGGAGCCCTGGTCGATGACGGCGTCAAGGCTTTGGCAGACCTCGCCGAGCGGGCCGAGCGCGACAAGGTCGCGGCGCTGCTGGCAGGCGAAGCTGATGCCAACAACAGCTATGTCGAGATTAACAGCGGCGCCGGCGGCACCGAGTCGAACGACTGGGCGTCGATGCTGCTGCGGATGTACACTCGGTGGGGCGAGCGTCATGGGATGAAGGTCGAAATGGTCGACCACCATTCCGGCGAGCAGGCCGGAATCAAGTCGGCGACCATCCTCATCAAGGGCGAGAATGCCTACGGCAATCTGAAGGTCGAAGGCGGGGTCCACAGGCTCGTGCGGATCTCGCCGTACGATAGCTCCGCGCGACGCCACACAAGCTTCGCCAGCGTCTGGGTCTATCCGGAAGTCGACGACGATATCGAAATCGAGGTCAACGAAGGCGACCTAAGGATCGATACCTACCGGGCTTCCGGGGCCGGCGGCCAGCACGTCAACACCACCGATAGCGCAGTGCGGATTACCCACTTGCCGACAGGCATTGTCGTCGCCTGCCAGAACGAGCGGTCCCAGCACAAGAACCGCGCCTCGGCAATGAAGCAACTGAAGGCGCGGCTTTACGAAAACGAACTCCAGAAGCGCGAGGCGGAAGCCAATGCAGCCAATGCGGCGAAGACCGACATCGGCTGGGGGCACCAGATCCGCTCCTACGTCCTGCAGCCGTACCAGCTTGTAAAAGACCTGCGCACCGGGGTGACCTCGACCGCGCCGAGTGATGTGCTCGATGGTGACCTCGACCGCTTCATGGCCGCGGCTCTGTCGCAGCGCGTGACAGGGGAAAAGGTCGAGGTCGAGGATGTCGAGTAG
- a CDS encoding ribonuclease E/G has protein sequence MSMRMLIDARHPEETRVAVVKGSRIEEFDFESAEHKQLKGNIYLAKVTRVEPSLQAAFIEYGGNRHGFLAFSEIHPDYYQIPKSDREALLREEAEHAAEEERLRAEAEDASLDPHHEDDGTDDRPEEPDDEYAGENGNGSTSVGTESSRSPVDESAADELRKKRQALRRRYKIQDVIQRRQVLLVQVVKEERGNKGAALTTYLSLAGRYCVLMPNTSHGGGISRKISNGADRKRLKSIMSDLKLPSTMGLIVRTAGLERTKTEIKRDFDYLARLWDEIREKTLTSSAPALIYRDSDLVKRAIRDLYNKEIDEVVVEGEDGYKAARGFMKLLMPSHVKRVRSYSDPTPIFQRFGVEDQLNAMYQPVVQLKSGGYLVINPTEALVSIDINSGRATREHNIEQTAFATNLEAASEIARQLRLRDMAGLVVIDFIDMEQNGHVRKVEKAMKEALKNDRARIQVGRISSFGLMEMSRQRLRTGVLEASTKACPHCEGTGLMRTASSAGLSALRIIEDEAARGRGDRIILRAGREAAIYLLNKKRAELAEIEARYGVTVEVLIDESLEGARMSVDSTGPRPVAAPRPQAPFAEPAEDDDFDDAVIDEDEDEEESGERERGERDGIDREGDRDSRKRRRRRRGGRGRNRNRPEDGEAESAGEDSAEEANDAGQQHAEVSDAAEDDGARRRRGRRGGRGRKPREEGAGAREEVISPDEQPTTEPVIADAVSLESASEADEEAPKTRRRPRARKPVAQATASPEAEVSAPIEAEASADTKEAKPKGRSKKAAAPKTDSEAATAAVEPTARDEVKPKARRSRSKKPETEVEQPQQTEESGLQAANADDDSDEPKRGGWWQRTFG, from the coding sequence ATGTCCATGCGCATGCTAATCGATGCGCGCCACCCGGAGGAAACCCGGGTCGCGGTCGTCAAGGGAAGCCGGATCGAGGAGTTTGACTTCGAGTCCGCCGAGCACAAGCAGCTCAAAGGAAATATCTATCTAGCCAAGGTTACCAGGGTCGAGCCGTCGCTCCAGGCGGCGTTCATCGAATATGGCGGCAACCGCCACGGCTTCCTGGCCTTCAGCGAAATCCACCCCGATTATTACCAGATCCCGAAATCGGATCGCGAGGCCCTGCTTCGCGAAGAGGCGGAACATGCAGCCGAGGAAGAACGGCTCAGGGCGGAAGCTGAAGATGCCAGCCTGGACCCACATCACGAAGACGATGGCACTGACGATCGCCCGGAAGAGCCCGATGACGAGTATGCCGGAGAGAACGGCAACGGATCGACGTCGGTCGGCACCGAAAGCAGCCGTTCCCCGGTTGACGAAAGCGCGGCCGACGAACTTCGCAAGAAGCGCCAAGCGCTCCGCCGCCGATACAAGATTCAGGATGTCATCCAGCGCCGCCAGGTTCTGCTGGTCCAGGTCGTCAAAGAAGAACGTGGAAACAAGGGCGCGGCGCTAACGACCTACCTCAGCCTCGCCGGCCGCTATTGCGTGCTCATGCCCAACACCAGCCATGGTGGAGGAATTTCGCGCAAGATTTCGAACGGCGCCGATCGCAAGCGCCTGAAGTCGATCATGAGCGACCTGAAGCTTCCGTCGACGATGGGGCTGATCGTCCGAACTGCCGGGCTTGAGCGGACCAAGACCGAGATCAAGCGCGATTTCGATTATCTCGCGCGCTTGTGGGACGAAATTCGCGAGAAGACGCTGACCAGCAGCGCTCCGGCGCTGATCTATCGCGACAGCGACCTCGTGAAGCGTGCCATCCGCGATCTTTACAACAAGGAAATCGACGAGGTCGTCGTCGAGGGCGAGGACGGCTACAAGGCGGCGCGCGGCTTCATGAAGCTACTCATGCCGAGCCATGTGAAGCGGGTACGGTCCTACTCCGACCCCACGCCGATCTTCCAGCGCTTCGGAGTCGAGGACCAGCTCAATGCGATGTACCAGCCGGTCGTCCAGCTGAAGAGCGGCGGTTACCTGGTCATCAACCCGACCGAGGCGTTGGTATCGATCGACATCAACTCCGGCCGCGCGACCCGCGAGCACAATATCGAGCAGACGGCTTTCGCGACCAACCTTGAGGCCGCAAGCGAGATCGCACGCCAGCTTCGCCTTCGCGACATGGCCGGCCTCGTCGTCATCGACTTCATCGACATGGAGCAGAACGGCCACGTTCGCAAAGTCGAGAAGGCGATGAAAGAAGCCCTCAAGAACGACCGCGCACGAATTCAGGTTGGGCGAATCTCCAGCTTCGGCCTGATGGAGATGAGCCGGCAGCGGCTCCGGACCGGCGTTCTCGAAGCCTCGACCAAGGCTTGCCCGCACTGTGAAGGCACCGGTCTGATGCGCACCGCATCGTCCGCTGGCCTGAGCGCTCTACGGATCATCGAGGACGAGGCGGCTCGCGGTCGCGGCGACCGGATCATCCTTCGCGCCGGTCGCGAAGCCGCGATCTACCTGCTCAACAAAAAGCGCGCCGAACTTGCCGAGATCGAGGCACGCTACGGAGTTACCGTCGAGGTTCTGATAGACGAGAGCCTGGAAGGCGCGCGGATGAGCGTCGACAGCACCGGCCCACGTCCGGTTGCAGCCCCGCGGCCGCAAGCGCCTTTTGCCGAGCCGGCGGAGGACGACGATTTCGACGATGCGGTCATCGACGAAGACGAGGATGAAGAGGAGAGCGGGGAGCGCGAACGCGGTGAGCGCGATGGCATTGATCGCGAAGGTGATCGCGATTCGCGCAAGCGGCGTCGCCGCCGTCGCGGCGGCCGCGGCCGCAATCGCAACCGTCCCGAGGACGGCGAAGCTGAGAGTGCCGGCGAAGATTCCGCAGAAGAAGCGAACGATGCCGGCCAGCAGCACGCAGAAGTTTCTGATGCGGCTGAGGACGATGGCGCTCGCCGTCGGCGAGGCCGTCGCGGAGGCCGCGGCCGCAAGCCGCGCGAGGAAGGCGCTGGCGCTCGCGAGGAAGTCATCTCACCGGATGAGCAGCCCACGACCGAACCGGTGATCGCCGATGCCGTCTCCCTGGAAAGCGCCAGCGAGGCCGATGAGGAAGCGCCCAAGACGCGCCGTCGTCCACGCGCCCGCAAGCCTGTTGCGCAAGCGACTGCTTCGCCCGAAGCGGAAGTTTCGGCTCCGATCGAGGCGGAAGCTTCTGCCGATACAAAGGAAGCGAAGCCCAAGGGTCGTTCGAAAAAGGCAGCTGCGCCGAAGACGGACTCTGAAGCTGCTACCGCTGCGGTCGAACCTACGGCTAGAGACGAGGTCAAGCCGAAGGCGAGGCGCAGCCGTTCGAAAAAGCCGGAAACCGAGGTCGAACAACCCCAGCAAACCGAGGAATCGGGTCTCCAGGCCGCCAACGCCGACGACGATTCGGACGAGCCCAAGCGCGGCGGCTGGTGGCAACGCACTTTCGGCTAA
- a CDS encoding M48 family metalloprotease: MLFLTLLFAVAQPAAAQQVLRDSETELLFRDMSAPLVKAAGLRPENVKIVLLRDDEINAFVAGGQIVYIHSGLLQKADNANQVQGVIAHELGHVAGGHILRLNDGFKQATAITVLSLLLGLAAAAAGAPDAGMGLMMAGQRAAMGSFMAFTRAQESSADSAGASYLSQAGVSGRGSLDFFKKLQNQEYRLAIYSKDSYDRTHPLSQERIQALTEVYQKDPAWNRPTDPALEARFQRVKAKLIGYVDSKNAITLYPESDQSVPAHYARAYAYHLGAYPEKALSEADALLATAPDDPFFLELKGQILLESGRPREALPLLRQAVANAPDQPMIAVSLGHALVATEDPKNLAEAKNVLRAAVGRDNENPMAWLQLGMIYDREGDRPRAALAMAESRNLEGEPKLALASARTAMAGIPSGTPDYLRAQDIAMVSQAALDKDKKKKKD; encoded by the coding sequence ATGCTGTTCCTGACCCTGTTGTTCGCTGTGGCCCAGCCGGCTGCTGCGCAGCAGGTATTGCGGGACAGCGAAACCGAATTGCTCTTCCGCGATATGTCCGCACCGCTCGTCAAGGCGGCCGGCCTGCGGCCTGAGAACGTCAAGATCGTCCTCCTGCGCGACGACGAAATCAACGCCTTCGTTGCGGGTGGCCAGATCGTCTACATTCACAGCGGCCTGCTCCAGAAGGCCGACAACGCCAACCAGGTCCAGGGCGTGATCGCTCACGAACTTGGGCATGTCGCGGGCGGCCACATCCTGCGGCTCAACGACGGTTTCAAGCAGGCGACGGCCATCACCGTCCTGTCCTTGCTCCTCGGACTGGCCGCAGCCGCGGCGGGCGCACCGGATGCCGGCATGGGCCTGATGATGGCAGGGCAGCGGGCGGCAATGGGCAGCTTCATGGCCTTTACCCGCGCCCAGGAAAGCTCGGCCGACTCTGCCGGTGCCTCCTACCTCTCGCAAGCCGGGGTGAGTGGCCGAGGGAGCCTCGACTTCTTTAAGAAGCTGCAGAACCAGGAATATCGCCTCGCGATCTATTCGAAGGACAGCTACGACCGTACGCATCCGCTCAGCCAGGAGCGCATCCAGGCCCTTACGGAGGTCTACCAGAAGGATCCAGCTTGGAACCGCCCGACCGATCCTGCGCTCGAAGCGCGCTTCCAGAGGGTGAAGGCCAAGCTGATCGGCTATGTCGATTCCAAGAATGCGATCACACTTTATCCGGAAAGTGATCAGAGCGTCCCGGCCCACTATGCCCGCGCCTATGCCTACCACCTCGGCGCTTACCCCGAAAAAGCGCTGTCCGAGGCCGATGCGCTTCTCGCAACGGCGCCTGATGACCCGTTCTTCCTTGAGCTGAAGGGCCAGATCCTGCTTGAAAGCGGCCGTCCTCGCGAAGCGCTACCGCTCTTGCGTCAGGCGGTCGCGAACGCTCCGGATCAGCCGATGATTGCCGTGAGCCTTGGCCATGCGCTTGTTGCCACCGAAGACCCGAAGAATCTGGCCGAGGCCAAGAATGTCCTTCGCGCCGCCGTTGGTCGTGACAATGAAAATCCCATGGCCTGGCTCCAACTGGGGATGATCTACGATCGTGAGGGCGACCGGCCTCGCGCTGCGCTGGCGATGGCCGAAAGTCGCAATCTCGAGGGCGAGCCCAAGCTTGCCTTGGCGAGCGCGCGGACGGCGATGGCCGGCATTCCGAGCGGCACGCCGGACTATCTCCGCGCGCAGGACATCGCCATGGTCAGCCAGGCCGCCCTCGACAAAGACAAAAAGAAAAAGAAGGATTAG
- a CDS encoding PBP1A family penicillin-binding protein: protein MPTLTAPFDRISNSLPDLVAFNRRVRERIDPWWEKTWFRRLTWAGVVAFVIGAITFVYFAAGLPSSQTLLSYQPPLPSNVRGYDGNPVQTFARERRVELAFDEYPPLVVQAFTSAEDKTFFTHGGLDYPGLTKAVFNYVLSSVGGGGRVPGGSTITQQVAKYLLQDDEYAVSRKIREMILAFRLEDTLTKEQILELYLNSIFLGRNAYGIQAASRAYFDKDVKDLTLPEAAYLAILPKAPSNYDPVRATRKALERRNYVLNEMMDNGYITEAQRAAATEAPLGTIPYGSNEKFRQMGGYFMEEVRRDLIRRFGEESEDGPNSVYAGGLWVRSSMVPVMQDAAAEALREGLARFDGGRGWKDTGLTVPIDGDWAARLRVAALGTGFPDWKKAVVLEKSSGEATIGFSNGTKGILPASAAQQPKKGGGGSAFSNLRPGMIIIVKQMGTDSYALRSIPEIGGAFLAEEVNTGRVLAMQGGFDVIGSSYNRATQAKRQPGSAFKPIVYVTALENGMTPASIIVDAPFCVWQGAGLGNKCFRNFDGRYAGPKTMRWGVEQSRNLMTVRAASQAGMPKVIANAKKLGVGDYPNYLSIALGAGDTTVLHLVNAYAVLANQGREVRPSIIDFVQDRNGRVIFRTDNRCQVMQNCSAPDWDGKAMPRPPSRQKQLLDPQAAYQMVHVLEGVVERGTATSLRSLERPLFGKTGTTSGPTNVWFIGGTPEVVAGVYLGYDQPRPMGHAAQGGRVAAPVFKQWAEASLKDAPKIPFVAPAGIRMVRIDRVTGKRVFGSFPTTEDPKSSVIWEAFQPETEPRRSFRREERAEADKRTQEASRKPRVARAVNRSPQRVAADDFLQRQGGIY from the coding sequence ATGCCGACATTGACCGCCCCGTTCGATCGTATCTCGAACAGCCTGCCAGATCTCGTCGCGTTCAATCGTCGCGTTCGCGAACGTATCGACCCGTGGTGGGAAAAAACCTGGTTCCGGCGACTGACGTGGGCCGGCGTTGTGGCGTTCGTCATCGGCGCGATCACCTTCGTCTACTTCGCGGCTGGTCTGCCGAGCTCCCAGACCCTGCTGTCCTATCAGCCGCCGCTACCCAGCAACGTCCGCGGCTATGACGGAAATCCCGTCCAGACATTCGCGCGAGAACGTCGGGTCGAACTGGCGTTCGATGAGTATCCGCCGCTGGTGGTGCAGGCCTTCACATCGGCGGAGGACAAGACCTTCTTCACGCATGGCGGTCTCGATTATCCCGGGCTAACAAAGGCGGTGTTCAATTATGTCCTCAGCAGCGTCGGCGGCGGCGGCCGCGTTCCCGGCGGATCGACCATCACTCAGCAGGTCGCGAAATACCTGCTTCAGGATGACGAATACGCCGTCAGCCGTAAGATCCGGGAAATGATCCTCGCCTTCCGGCTGGAGGATACGCTGACGAAAGAGCAGATCCTCGAACTCTACCTCAACTCCATATTCCTCGGGCGCAATGCCTACGGGATTCAGGCCGCAAGCCGCGCGTACTTCGACAAGGACGTCAAGGACTTAACGCTCCCCGAAGCCGCCTATCTCGCGATCCTTCCGAAAGCGCCGTCCAACTACGATCCAGTGCGTGCGACTCGCAAGGCGCTGGAACGTCGTAACTACGTCCTCAACGAAATGATGGACAACGGCTACATTACCGAGGCGCAGCGGGCGGCAGCGACGGAAGCACCTCTGGGTACCATCCCCTACGGCAGCAACGAAAAGTTTCGGCAGATGGGCGGCTATTTCATGGAAGAAGTCCGCCGCGACCTGATCCGCCGATTCGGCGAAGAGTCGGAGGACGGTCCGAACAGCGTCTACGCGGGCGGCCTCTGGGTCCGCTCCTCGATGGTGCCGGTAATGCAGGACGCCGCCGCCGAAGCCTTGCGTGAAGGGCTGGCCCGGTTCGACGGCGGGCGGGGCTGGAAGGATACCGGTCTCACCGTGCCGATCGACGGCGACTGGGCGGCACGATTGCGGGTCGCAGCGCTCGGCACAGGCTTTCCGGACTGGAAAAAGGCCGTCGTCCTTGAAAAGTCCTCTGGTGAGGCGACCATAGGTTTTTCGAATGGCACGAAGGGCATATTGCCGGCGAGTGCGGCCCAGCAGCCAAAGAAAGGCGGCGGGGGAAGCGCATTTTCGAACCTTCGCCCCGGGATGATCATCATCGTCAAGCAGATGGGCACAGACAGCTACGCGCTTCGTTCGATCCCCGAAATCGGCGGAGCCTTCCTGGCTGAAGAGGTCAACACTGGCCGGGTCCTCGCCATGCAGGGCGGATTCGACGTGATCGGTTCATCGTACAACCGCGCGACACAGGCGAAGCGGCAGCCGGGATCCGCCTTCAAACCGATCGTCTATGTGACGGCGCTCGAGAACGGCATGACCCCTGCGTCGATCATCGTCGACGCTCCATTCTGCGTCTGGCAAGGCGCCGGTCTCGGAAACAAGTGCTTCCGCAATTTCGATGGCCGCTATGCCGGTCCGAAGACGATGCGCTGGGGCGTCGAGCAATCGCGCAATCTCATGACCGTCCGCGCCGCATCGCAAGCTGGCATGCCCAAGGTCATCGCCAACGCCAAGAAACTGGGCGTCGGCGATTACCCCAATTACCTGTCCATCGCACTGGGTGCTGGCGACACGACTGTTCTCCATCTGGTCAACGCGTACGCCGTACTCGCCAACCAGGGGCGGGAAGTGCGGCCGTCGATCATCGACTTCGTCCAGGACCGGAACGGCAGAGTCATCTTCCGCACCGATAATCGCTGCCAGGTCATGCAGAATTGCAGCGCGCCAGATTGGGACGGCAAGGCGATGCCGCGCCCGCCCTCACGCCAGAAGCAGCTGCTCGATCCGCAGGCTGCCTACCAGATGGTACACGTGCTTGAGGGTGTGGTGGAGCGCGGAACCGCGACGTCGCTGCGCAGCCTCGAGCGGCCGTTGTTTGGCAAGACGGGAACGACCAGCGGTCCGACCAACGTTTGGTTCATCGGCGGCACTCCGGAAGTCGTCGCTGGTGTTTACCTGGGGTATGATCAGCCACGCCCGATGGGCCATGCCGCGCAGGGCGGCCGTGTTGCCGCGCCGGTCTTCAAGCAATGGGCCGAAGCGTCGTTGAAGGACGCCCCCAAAATCCCGTTCGTTGCCCCCGCCGGCATTCGCATGGTTCGAATCGACCGGGTGACCGGCAAGCGCGTGTTCGGAAGTTTTCCCACCACTGAAGATCCCAAGTCATCGGTAATCTGGGAAGCGTTCCAGCCGGAGACAGAGCCCCGCCGCTCTTTCCGCCGCGAGGAGCGCGCGGAAGCTGACAAACGCACTCAGGAGGCGAGCCGGAAGCCGCGCGTTGCCCGAGCCGTCAACCGTTCTCCGCAGCGCGTGGCGGCGGACGATTTCTTGCAAAGGCAGGGCGGGATTTACTAG
- a CDS encoding N-acetylmuramoyl-L-alanine amidase yields MGDGPGASGVSGSAAEKDLTLAFSRELRDRLVKNGRVRVALTRDRDRTLTLAQRADLAGRIGARLFVSIHMDSAPNELARGATVYSLSDVASDAEAARFASAENAAGGGMTSEEDASVRFLLSDLALRDRMADSAALAGRLVESSRGRVILRPEPHKFAAFHVLKRSEAPGVLFEAGYISNVEDEAALLTPKAARQSSLRSHGLSRSRAFCRLRAKAPLRIAA; encoded by the coding sequence ATGGGGGACGGACCCGGGGCGAGCGGCGTTTCTGGGAGCGCCGCCGAGAAGGACCTGACACTCGCATTTTCCCGCGAGCTTCGGGACAGGCTGGTCAAGAACGGGCGAGTTCGCGTCGCCCTGACGAGGGATCGGGACCGAACGCTAACGCTCGCCCAGCGCGCCGACCTCGCCGGGCGGATTGGCGCGCGCCTGTTCGTTTCTATCCATATGGATAGCGCACCCAATGAGCTTGCTCGCGGAGCGACCGTCTATTCGCTTTCCGATGTGGCCTCCGACGCGGAGGCCGCGCGTTTCGCAAGCGCGGAGAATGCCGCTGGCGGAGGCATGACGAGCGAAGAGGATGCGAGCGTGCGATTTCTCCTCTCCGACCTGGCCCTACGGGATCGAATGGCGGATTCCGCGGCCTTGGCGGGCCGGTTGGTCGAGTCGAGCAGAGGCCGCGTCATACTTCGGCCGGAGCCGCACAAATTCGCTGCTTTCCACGTCCTCAAGCGGTCGGAAGCGCCCGGCGTGCTGTTTGAAGCCGGCTATATCAGCAACGTCGAAGACGAAGCAGCACTCCTGACCCCCAAGGCCGCGCGCCAATCGTCGCTGCGCTCGCACGGGCTATCGAGATCGAGAGCGTTCTGTCGGCTTCGCGCTAAAGCGCCTTTGCGCATCGCCGCTTAG